From the genome of Mycobacterium dioxanotrophicus, one region includes:
- a CDS encoding M13 family metallopeptidase yields the protein MTVEAIKSGIDLSHVDAQARPQDDLFGHVNGRWLTDYDIPADRATDGAFRSLYDRAEEQIRDLITQAAQSGAANGTDEQRIGDLYASFMDEQTIAARGLAPLLDELATIDAATTPDELAGVLGALQRTGVGGGAGVYIDTDSKDSTRYLLHVSQSGIGLPDESYYRDEQHAEILAAYPAHIARMFSLVYGGDQNEAAARIVALETKLAAAHWDVVKRRDADLTYNLRTFADLPADSPGFDWSVWVRGLGTTPEAVAELVVRQPDYLTAFAALWSGEDLQDWKAWARWRVIHSRAGLLTDDLVAEDFSFYGRTLSGTEQIRDRWKRAVSVVESLMGDSLGKLYVQRHFPPEAKARMDELVANLREAYRVSITNLDWMTPETRAKALDKLDKFTPKIGYPARWRDYSELVIVRDDLYGNYRRGNLINSDRELAKLGGPVDRDEWFMTPQTVNAYYNPGMNEIVFPAAILQPPFFDADADDAANYGGIGAVIGHEIGHGFDDQGAKYDGDGNLVDWWTDADRAEFGLRTKALIEQYEKFTPRALDAGHHVNGAFTVGENIGDLGGLSIALLAYELSLKGEEPPVIDGLTGVQRVYFGWAQVWRTKSRDAEAIRRLAVDPHSPPEFRCNGVIRNIDSFYEAFEVADTDELYLDPAQRVRIWN from the coding sequence GTGACGGTAGAAGCTATCAAGTCCGGTATCGACCTGAGCCATGTCGACGCGCAGGCCCGCCCCCAGGACGATCTGTTCGGCCACGTCAACGGCCGCTGGCTGACCGACTATGACATCCCCGCCGACCGGGCCACCGACGGCGCGTTCCGGTCCCTCTATGACCGGGCCGAGGAGCAGATCCGCGATCTGATCACCCAGGCCGCACAGTCAGGGGCCGCGAACGGCACCGACGAGCAGCGCATCGGCGACCTCTACGCCAGCTTCATGGACGAGCAGACCATCGCCGCGCGCGGGCTTGCCCCGCTGCTCGACGAGCTGGCGACCATCGACGCTGCCACGACTCCCGACGAACTGGCCGGGGTGCTGGGCGCACTGCAGCGCACCGGCGTCGGCGGCGGCGCCGGCGTCTACATCGACACCGATTCCAAGGATTCGACGCGGTATCTGCTGCACGTCAGCCAGTCCGGGATCGGGCTGCCCGACGAGTCCTACTATCGCGACGAGCAGCACGCCGAGATCCTGGCGGCCTACCCGGCGCACATCGCGCGGATGTTCTCTCTCGTGTACGGCGGGGACCAGAACGAAGCGGCCGCCCGCATCGTCGCGCTGGAGACCAAGCTCGCCGCCGCGCACTGGGACGTGGTGAAGCGACGTGACGCGGACCTGACCTACAACCTGCGTACGTTCGCCGACCTGCCCGCCGACTCCCCCGGGTTCGACTGGTCGGTCTGGGTGCGTGGCCTCGGGACGACGCCGGAGGCGGTCGCCGAACTCGTGGTCCGTCAACCCGACTACCTCACGGCCTTCGCGGCGCTGTGGTCGGGCGAGGATCTGCAGGACTGGAAGGCGTGGGCCCGCTGGCGGGTGATCCACAGCCGCGCCGGCCTGCTCACCGATGATCTGGTGGCCGAGGATTTCTCGTTCTACGGCCGCACGCTGAGCGGCACCGAGCAGATCCGCGACCGGTGGAAGCGCGCCGTGTCGGTGGTGGAGAGCCTGATGGGCGACTCCCTGGGCAAGCTCTATGTGCAGCGGCACTTTCCGCCGGAGGCCAAGGCCCGGATGGACGAGCTCGTCGCCAATCTGCGCGAGGCCTACCGCGTCAGCATCACCAACCTGGACTGGATGACGCCGGAGACCCGGGCCAAGGCGCTGGACAAGCTCGACAAGTTCACCCCGAAGATCGGCTACCCGGCGCGCTGGCGGGACTATTCCGAGCTGGTGATCGTGCGCGACGATCTGTACGGCAACTACCGGCGGGGCAACCTGATCAATTCCGACCGGGAGCTGGCCAAGCTGGGCGGGCCGGTGGACCGCGACGAGTGGTTCATGACGCCGCAGACGGTCAACGCGTACTACAACCCTGGCATGAACGAAATCGTCTTTCCCGCAGCCATTCTGCAGCCGCCGTTCTTCGACGCCGACGCGGACGACGCCGCCAACTACGGCGGTATCGGGGCCGTCATCGGTCATGAGATCGGCCACGGTTTCGACGATCAGGGCGCCAAGTACGACGGCGACGGCAATCTGGTGGATTGGTGGACCGACGCTGACCGGGCCGAATTCGGTCTCCGCACAAAGGCTTTGATCGAGCAGTATGAGAAGTTCACGCCGCGGGCGCTGGACGCGGGCCATCACGTGAACGGCGCCTTCACCGTCGGTGAGAACATCGGTGATCTCGGCGGGCTGTCCATCGCGCTGCTGGCCTACGAGCTCTCCCTCAAGGGCGAGGAACCGCCGGTGATCGATGGACTGACCGGCGTGCAGCGGGTGTACTTCGGCTGGGCCCAGGTGTGGCGCACCAAATCTCGTGACGCCGAGGCCATCCGGCGGTTGGCGGTCGACCCGCACTCACCGCCGGAGTTCCGCTGCAACGGCGTGATCCGCAACATCGACTCGTTCTACGAGGCGTTCGAGGTGGCCGACACCGACGAGCTGTACCTGGATCCCGCCCAGCGCGTGCGCATCTGGAACTAA
- a CDS encoding O-acetylhomoserine aminocarboxypropyltransferase/cysteine synthase family protein: protein MTDRIFGLATRAIHAGQRPDAGTGARVTPIYANASFVFTDTDDAANLFALQKYGNVYSRIANPTVAAFEECIASLENGLGAVATASGLSAQFAVFAALAGAGDHIVSAASLYGGTVTQLDVSLRRFGIDTTFVAGTDPADYAAAITDRTRLLYAEVIANPSGEIADLAGLAEVAHAAGLPLVVDATVATPALCRPIEHGADIVVHSATKFLGGHGTTLGGVAVDSGRFDWGNGKFPALTEPVASYGGLSWWGNFGEYGFLTKLRSEQLRDLGAALAPQSAFQLLQGVQTLPQRMAAHIANARAVAQWLEDDPRVSYVRWAGLPSHPHHQRAARYLPDGPGAVFAFGVTGGRAAGEKFINSVQLASHLANIGDVRTLVIHPASTTHRQLTDEQLRTAGVGPELVRISVGIEDVDDIIWDLDQALTEAAKDD, encoded by the coding sequence GTGACTGACCGGATTTTCGGTTTGGCCACGCGCGCCATCCATGCCGGACAACGTCCGGACGCGGGTACCGGCGCGCGGGTGACACCGATCTACGCCAACGCCAGCTTCGTGTTCACCGACACCGACGATGCGGCCAACCTGTTCGCGCTGCAGAAGTACGGCAACGTCTACAGCAGGATCGCCAACCCGACGGTCGCGGCGTTCGAGGAGTGCATCGCCAGCCTCGAGAATGGTCTCGGCGCGGTGGCCACCGCGAGCGGTCTCTCGGCGCAGTTCGCGGTGTTCGCCGCGCTTGCCGGGGCCGGCGATCACATCGTGTCGGCCGCAAGCCTCTACGGCGGCACCGTGACCCAGCTCGACGTCTCGCTGCGCCGCTTCGGAATCGACACCACGTTCGTCGCGGGCACCGACCCGGCCGACTATGCGGCCGCCATCACCGACCGCACCCGGCTGCTCTATGCCGAGGTGATCGCCAACCCATCCGGCGAGATCGCCGACCTGGCCGGGCTCGCCGAGGTGGCCCACGCCGCCGGGCTGCCGCTCGTCGTCGACGCCACGGTCGCCACCCCGGCGTTGTGCCGGCCCATCGAGCACGGCGCCGACATCGTGGTGCACTCGGCGACCAAGTTCCTCGGCGGGCACGGCACGACGCTCGGCGGTGTGGCGGTCGACTCCGGCCGATTCGATTGGGGCAACGGCAAGTTCCCGGCGTTGACCGAGCCGGTCGCGTCCTACGGCGGACTGAGCTGGTGGGGCAACTTCGGCGAGTACGGCTTCCTGACCAAGCTGCGCAGCGAGCAACTGCGTGATCTGGGTGCCGCCCTGGCCCCGCAATCGGCATTCCAGTTGTTGCAGGGCGTGCAGACGCTGCCGCAGCGGATGGCCGCCCACATAGCCAATGCCCGGGCGGTCGCGCAGTGGCTGGAGGACGATCCGCGGGTGAGCTACGTGCGCTGGGCGGGCCTGCCGTCGCACCCGCATCACCAACGGGCGGCGCGCTACCTGCCCGACGGCCCCGGCGCGGTGTTCGCGTTCGGGGTCACCGGCGGCCGGGCCGCAGGCGAGAAGTTCATCAACTCCGTACAACTGGCCAGCCACCTGGCCAACATCGGTGACGTGCGCACCCTGGTCATCCACCCGGCCAGCACCACGCACCGCCAGCTCACCGACGAGCAACTGCGCACCGCCGGAGTCGGGCCCGAGCTGGTGCGCATCAGTGTGGGTATCGAAGACGTCGACGACATCATCTGGGATCTGGATCAGGCCCTCACCGAGGCGGCCAAAGATGACTGA
- a CDS encoding sugar phosphate isomerase/epimerase family protein: MKLGVYTAILHDKSLPEALEVIGSLGLTGAEINAGGFLPTPHLPVAELLSGAVSPAAYLSTFDGTGIEIAGLNCNGNPLHPDPQVGPEDAEDLRNAIRVAGLLGVDRVVTMSGLPQAHPGGQWPAWNVNTWDSGYLDSLDYQWNEVAVPFWTDIDALARDNGVKVAIEMHPQNLVFNPPTLKRLVERTGATNVGAEMDPSHLFWQGIDPVAAIDWLGPLVFHAAAKDTRINDNCRIYGVLDERFTRIPLELNPTGLGGRHVVNKWPEDSAWDFVAVGRGHDVDFWSRFLAALHRVDPDMWVNIEHEDVAFGPLEGLQVAAETLNAANFS; this comes from the coding sequence GTGAAGCTCGGCGTGTACACCGCGATCCTGCACGACAAGTCGCTGCCCGAGGCGCTGGAGGTCATCGGCTCACTCGGCCTGACCGGCGCCGAGATCAACGCGGGCGGATTCCTGCCTACGCCACACCTGCCGGTGGCCGAGCTGCTCTCCGGTGCCGTATCTCCCGCGGCCTACCTGTCCACCTTCGACGGCACCGGCATCGAGATCGCCGGGCTGAACTGCAACGGCAATCCGCTGCACCCCGACCCACAGGTGGGACCCGAGGACGCCGAAGACCTGCGCAACGCCATCCGCGTCGCCGGGCTGCTCGGAGTGGACCGCGTGGTCACCATGTCCGGTCTGCCGCAGGCACATCCGGGTGGGCAGTGGCCGGCGTGGAACGTCAACACCTGGGACTCTGGATATCTGGACTCACTGGACTACCAGTGGAACGAGGTCGCGGTGCCGTTCTGGACCGACATCGACGCGCTCGCCCGCGACAACGGCGTCAAGGTCGCCATCGAAATGCACCCGCAGAACCTGGTTTTCAACCCGCCCACCCTCAAGCGTCTCGTCGAGCGCACCGGCGCCACCAATGTCGGCGCCGAGATGGACCCCTCGCACCTGTTCTGGCAGGGCATCGACCCGGTCGCCGCCATCGACTGGCTGGGCCCGTTGGTTTTCCACGCCGCTGCCAAAGACACCCGGATCAACGACAACTGCCGTATCTACGGCGTGCTCGACGAGCGGTTCACCCGAATTCCGTTGGAGCTCAACCCCACCGGGCTCGGTGGCCGGCACGTGGTCAACAAGTGGCCCGAAGACTCCGCATGGGATTTCGTGGCGGTCGGCCGCGGCCACGACGTCGACTTCTGGTCCCGCTTCCTGGCGGCGCTGCACCGCGTCGACCCGGACATGTGGGTCAACATCGAGCATGAGGACGTGGCTTTTGGGCCGCTGGAGGGCCTGCAGGTTGCCGCCGAGACCCTCAACGCCGCCAACTTCTCCTGA
- a CDS encoding MFS transporter: MTVELSSTSTGPWTVRVAASLTVLAAASFIYVTAEILPVGALPVIAADLRVSEGLVGSLMACYALVAAVTTVALVRLTASWPRRRTLLATLVCLTVSQAISAIAPNFAVLAGGRVLCALTHGLMWSVIAPIGARLVPPSHAGRATAAVYVGTGLALVAGNPLTAAMSELWGWRMAVAVVAGAAAAVALAAWVILPPMPVARDDVPARQVHRHNGRLMTLSGLTLIGVTGHFIAYTFIVVIIRDVVGVHGPHLAWLLAGYGVAGLIAMAAMARPLDHWPKASVVACLAALAAALAALTTLAFDSAAGTLTVLVGVAAMVLWGAASTALPPMLQASAMRTSPEDPDGASGRYVAAFQVGIMAGSLVGGVLFDNAGLAVMIAASAALIVVAMVGVLATRDVFKVSCATTEK, translated from the coding sequence ATGACCGTCGAGCTGTCGTCGACATCCACAGGCCCGTGGACGGTGCGCGTCGCCGCATCGCTCACGGTGCTGGCCGCAGCGTCCTTCATCTACGTCACCGCCGAGATCCTCCCGGTCGGCGCGCTGCCGGTGATCGCCGCGGATCTGCGGGTCAGTGAAGGGCTGGTCGGCAGTCTGATGGCCTGCTACGCGCTGGTCGCGGCGGTGACGACGGTCGCCCTGGTGCGGCTGACCGCGTCCTGGCCGCGGCGTCGCACCCTGCTCGCGACGCTGGTGTGCCTGACCGTCTCGCAAGCCATTTCGGCCATCGCCCCGAACTTCGCGGTGCTGGCCGGCGGGCGCGTGCTGTGCGCGCTGACCCACGGTCTGATGTGGTCGGTGATCGCGCCCATCGGAGCGCGGCTGGTACCGCCCAGCCACGCCGGCCGGGCCACCGCGGCGGTCTACGTCGGTACCGGCCTGGCCCTGGTGGCGGGCAACCCGCTGACCGCGGCGATGAGCGAGTTGTGGGGCTGGCGGATGGCCGTGGCGGTGGTGGCAGGCGCCGCAGCGGCGGTGGCGCTGGCGGCCTGGGTGATCTTGCCGCCGATGCCGGTGGCCCGCGACGACGTGCCTGCCCGCCAGGTGCACCGCCACAACGGCCGGTTGATGACGCTGTCCGGGCTGACACTCATCGGCGTCACCGGGCATTTCATCGCCTATACGTTCATCGTGGTGATCATCCGCGACGTGGTGGGTGTGCACGGACCGCACTTGGCCTGGCTGCTCGCCGGCTACGGCGTCGCCGGACTGATCGCGATGGCGGCCATGGCGCGGCCGCTGGACCACTGGCCCAAGGCCTCGGTGGTGGCGTGTCTGGCCGCGCTGGCCGCCGCGCTGGCGGCGTTGACGACGCTGGCGTTCGACAGCGCCGCAGGCACGCTGACGGTGCTGGTCGGGGTGGCAGCCATGGTGTTGTGGGGCGCGGCGTCGACCGCATTGCCACCCATGCTGCAAGCCTCGGCGATGCGCACATCACCCGAGGATCCCGACGGCGCGTCCGGCCGCTACGTGGCCGCCTTCCAGGTGGGCATCATGGCCGGCTCCCTGGTCGGTGGCGTGCTCTTCGACAACGCCGGCCTGGCCGTCATGATCGCCGCCTCGGCGGCGTTGATCGTCGTCGCGATGGTCGGAGTACTGGCCACCCGCGACGTGTTCAAGGTTTCCTGCGCAACCACCGAGAAGTAA
- a CDS encoding CoA-binding protein, protein MTDALTRQRILRETRSVAIVGASANPSRASYFVWTYLKSTSDYELFLVNPTISEIDGFPVYPTLADLPAVPDLVDVFRRHDDLPSVLDETIAVGAKTLWLQLGLRHDQVARDGEAGGLQVVADRCLKIEHARFAGGLHLAGFNTGVIDSRRPR, encoded by the coding sequence ATGACTGACGCCCTGACCCGCCAGCGCATCCTGCGCGAGACCCGGTCGGTGGCCATCGTCGGAGCCTCGGCCAACCCGTCGCGCGCCAGCTACTTCGTCTGGACCTACCTGAAATCGACCAGCGACTACGAGCTTTTTCTCGTGAATCCGACCATCAGCGAGATCGATGGCTTTCCGGTCTATCCCACCCTCGCCGACCTGCCTGCCGTCCCGGACCTGGTCGACGTCTTCCGCCGCCACGACGATCTGCCGAGTGTGCTCGACGAGACCATCGCCGTCGGCGCGAAGACGCTGTGGCTGCAACTGGGGCTGCGCCATGACCAGGTCGCCCGCGACGGCGAGGCCGGCGGCCTGCAGGTGGTGGCCGACCGCTGCCTGAAGATCGAGCACGCCCGGTTCGCCGGAGGTCTGCACCTGGCCGGGTTCAACACCGGGGTGATCGATTCGCGCCGGCCCCGCTGA
- a CDS encoding PPOX class F420-dependent oxidoreductase: MVAVPDGFEDLLDRPLFGHLATTRPDGTAQVNPMWFDWDGSRLRFTHTTKRQKYRNITAQPAVAMSIHDPDNPYRYLEVRGVVEEIVPDPKAEFFLKLNDRYSGSLTEVPADVADRVVLVVRPTLYSKH; the protein is encoded by the coding sequence ATGGTTGCTGTACCGGATGGGTTTGAAGACCTGCTCGATCGGCCGTTGTTCGGCCATCTGGCCACCACCCGGCCCGACGGCACGGCCCAGGTGAACCCGATGTGGTTCGACTGGGACGGCTCACGGCTGCGTTTCACCCACACCACCAAGCGGCAGAAGTACCGCAACATCACGGCGCAGCCCGCGGTGGCGATGTCGATCCACGATCCCGACAATCCGTACCGCTACCTGGAGGTTCGCGGTGTGGTCGAGGAGATCGTGCCGGATCCGAAGGCGGAGTTCTTCCTCAAGCTCAACGACCGCTACAGCGGATCGCTGACCGAGGTTCCGGCCGACGTCGCCGACCGCGTGGTCTTGGTGGTGCGCCCGACGCTCTACAGCAAGCACTAG
- the ricR gene encoding copper-sensing transcriptional repressor RicR, with the protein MDVAEGSGVHGYSPQKDNYAKRLRRIEGQVRGIAKMIEEDKYCIDVLTQISAVNSALQSVALGLLDEHLGHCVTQAVAEGGEQADAKLAEASAAIARLVRS; encoded by the coding sequence ATGGATGTGGCTGAGGGCTCTGGGGTGCATGGATACTCGCCCCAGAAGGACAACTACGCCAAACGGCTGCGCCGGATCGAGGGGCAGGTCCGCGGGATCGCGAAAATGATCGAAGAGGACAAGTACTGCATCGACGTCCTCACCCAGATCAGCGCCGTCAACAGTGCGTTGCAATCGGTGGCGCTGGGGCTGCTCGACGAACACCTCGGCCACTGCGTCACCCAGGCCGTGGCGGAGGGTGGCGAGCAGGCCGACGCCAAACTCGCCGAGGCCTCGGCCGCGATCGCACGGCTGGTGCGGTCCTAG
- a CDS encoding L,D-transpeptidase, with translation MPKSAKRRLITVFMAAGLVGGLVLSPSALADPDVPPAPVDPAFPPPPPGVLPAPDPAAAADPLAPAAQPAAVPPSVTNYGAPAVIPSGTPAGQNPTPYTGEPVFLPPSFNPVNGSMVGVAKPIYIQFQRPIADKKLAEDAIHISSNPPVPGRFYWVNDTQVRWRPQDFWPSNTVVNIDAGGTKSSFRVGDYLVATVDDKAHQMQVMRNGKLEKTFPVSMGKPDGKHETKNGTYYVLEKFPSIVMDSATYGVPNTSPEGYKLTVQDAVRIDNSGAFVHSAPWSVADQGKRNVSHGCINLSPENAQWFYDNFGSGDPVVIKNSTGLYNQPDGASDWQIF, from the coding sequence ATGCCGAAATCGGCAAAACGCAGACTGATCACCGTTTTCATGGCCGCGGGATTGGTCGGCGGACTCGTGTTGAGCCCGTCCGCGCTGGCGGATCCCGACGTGCCACCGGCGCCCGTGGACCCAGCTTTCCCGCCGCCACCTCCAGGCGTGCTGCCTGCGCCCGACCCCGCCGCCGCGGCCGATCCGCTGGCCCCGGCTGCGCAACCGGCCGCCGTTCCGCCGTCGGTCACCAACTACGGCGCCCCCGCGGTGATCCCCTCGGGTACCCCGGCCGGCCAGAACCCGACCCCGTACACGGGCGAGCCGGTGTTCCTGCCGCCGTCCTTCAACCCGGTCAACGGGTCCATGGTGGGCGTCGCCAAGCCGATCTACATCCAGTTCCAGCGGCCCATCGCCGACAAGAAGCTCGCCGAGGACGCCATCCACATCTCGTCGAACCCGCCGGTGCCCGGCCGGTTCTACTGGGTCAACGACACCCAGGTGCGCTGGCGGCCGCAGGACTTCTGGCCGTCCAACACGGTGGTGAACATCGACGCGGGCGGCACCAAGTCCAGCTTCCGCGTGGGTGACTACCTGGTGGCCACCGTCGACGACAAGGCCCACCAGATGCAGGTGATGCGCAACGGGAAGCTGGAGAAGACCTTCCCCGTGTCGATGGGCAAGCCCGACGGCAAGCACGAGACCAAGAACGGCACCTACTACGTGCTGGAGAAGTTCCCCAGCATCGTCATGGATTCGGCCACCTACGGCGTGCCCAACACGTCGCCCGAGGGCTACAAGCTGACGGTGCAGGACGCGGTCCGCATCGACAACAGCGGCGCGTTCGTGCACAGCGCCCCGTGGTCGGTGGCCGATCAGGGCAAGCGCAACGTGAGCCACGGTTGCATCAACCTCAGTCCGGAGAACGCGCAGTGGTTCTACGACAACTTCGGCAGCGGTGACCCGGTCGTCATCAAGAACTCCACGGGCCTGTACAACCAGCCCGACGGCGCTTCCGACTGGCAGATTTTCTAG
- the ilvD gene encoding dihydroxy-acid dehydratase — translation MPSSETPDIKPRSRDVTDGLEKAAARGMLRAVGMGDDDWVKPQIGVGSSWNEITPCNMSLQRLAQSVKDGVHAAGGYPLEFGTISVSDGISMGHEGMHFSLVSREVIADSVETVIQAERLDGSVLLAGCDKSIPGMLMAAARLNLASVFFYNGSIMPGVAKLTDGTEKEVTIIDAFEAVGACARGLMSREDVDIIERAICPGEGACGGMYTANTMASAAEALGMSLPGSASPVAIDKRRDEFARRSGEAVVEMLRRGITARDILTKEAFENAIAVVMAFGGSTNAVLHLLAIAREAEVELTLADFTRIGAKVPHLADVKPFGRHVMKDVDEIGGVPVVMRALLDAGLLHGDCLTVTGKTMAENLAHIAPPDPDGKVLRAMNNPIHPTGGITILHGSLAPEGAVVKSAGFDSDVFEGTARVFERERAALDALEDGTITHGDVVVIRYEGPKGGPGMREMLAITGAIKGAGLGKDVLLMTDGRFSGGTTGLCVGHIAPEAVDGGPIAFVRDGDRIRLDVANGTLDILVDEAELAGRKDGWQPLPPTYTTGVLAKYTKLVQSAAVGAVCT, via the coding sequence ATGCCCTCCTCGGAAACTCCTGATATCAAGCCGCGCAGCCGCGACGTCACCGACGGCCTGGAGAAGGCCGCAGCCCGCGGCATGCTGCGCGCGGTAGGGATGGGCGACGACGACTGGGTCAAACCGCAGATCGGCGTCGGGTCGTCGTGGAACGAGATCACCCCGTGCAACATGTCGCTGCAGCGCCTCGCGCAGTCGGTCAAGGACGGTGTGCACGCCGCAGGTGGGTACCCGCTGGAGTTCGGCACCATCTCGGTGTCCGACGGCATCTCGATGGGCCACGAAGGTATGCACTTCTCGCTGGTGTCCCGCGAGGTGATCGCCGACAGCGTCGAGACCGTCATCCAGGCCGAGCGCCTCGACGGCAGCGTGCTGCTGGCCGGCTGCGACAAGTCGATCCCCGGCATGCTGATGGCGGCCGCGCGACTGAACCTGGCGAGCGTCTTCTTCTACAACGGCTCGATCATGCCCGGCGTCGCGAAGTTGACCGACGGCACCGAGAAGGAAGTCACGATCATCGACGCCTTCGAGGCGGTCGGCGCGTGCGCCCGCGGGCTGATGTCGCGTGAGGACGTCGACATCATCGAGCGCGCCATCTGTCCGGGTGAGGGTGCGTGTGGCGGCATGTACACCGCGAACACCATGGCTTCGGCGGCCGAGGCCCTCGGCATGTCGTTGCCGGGCAGTGCATCTCCCGTCGCCATCGACAAGCGGCGCGACGAGTTCGCCCGCAGGTCGGGCGAAGCGGTCGTCGAAATGCTGCGCCGCGGCATCACCGCCCGCGACATCTTGACCAAGGAGGCGTTCGAGAACGCCATCGCCGTGGTCATGGCCTTCGGCGGGTCCACCAACGCGGTGCTGCACCTGCTGGCCATCGCCCGCGAGGCCGAGGTCGAGCTGACGCTGGCCGATTTCACCCGCATCGGCGCCAAGGTGCCGCACCTGGCGGACGTCAAGCCGTTCGGTCGCCACGTCATGAAGGATGTCGACGAGATCGGCGGCGTGCCCGTGGTGATGCGCGCGCTGCTGGATGCCGGTCTGCTGCACGGGGATTGCCTGACGGTCACCGGCAAGACGATGGCCGAGAACCTCGCCCACATCGCGCCGCCCGATCCGGACGGCAAGGTGCTGCGCGCGATGAACAACCCTATCCATCCCACGGGCGGCATCACGATCCTGCACGGGTCGCTGGCCCCCGAGGGTGCCGTGGTCAAGTCCGCGGGCTTCGACTCCGACGTGTTCGAAGGCACCGCACGGGTTTTCGAGCGTGAGCGCGCGGCGCTGGACGCTCTGGAAGACGGCACCATCACCCACGGCGACGTCGTGGTCATCCGCTACGAGGGCCCCAAGGGCGGCCCGGGTATGCGCGAGATGCTGGCCATCACCGGCGCGATCAAGGGCGCCGGGCTGGGCAAGGACGTGCTGCTGATGACCGACGGCCGGTTCTCCGGCGGGACGACGGGTCTGTGCGTCGGGCACATCGCACCGGAGGCCGTCGACGGCGGTCCGATCGCATTCGTGCGCGACGGTGACCGGATCCGCCTCGACGTCGCCAACGGCACGCTCGACATCCTCGTCGACGAGGCTGAACTCGCCGGGCGCAAGGACGGCTGGCAGCCGCTGCCCCCGACGTACACCACCGGCGTGCTGGCCAAGTACACCAAGCTGGTGCAGTCCGCCGCCGTCGGCGCCGTCTGCACGTAG
- a CDS encoding LacI family DNA-binding transcriptional regulator, with amino-acid sequence MPASRDQPTMQDIADKVGVSKASVSLVFRNAPGPSAQTRKRVLAAADELGYRVNRAAALMTAKRTHLIGVAANIRSPFQAELVEDIVAEAAAFDYEVVLGAVTATHPEAAVVDTLLSFRCEALILLGPELDDPHLADAARRAPVVVVGRRTSCPEVDVVRTADGRGIGGVVDHLVALGHRRITHLSGGTGTIPADRKAGYTRAMKRHGLSAEIDVIDGDLTESAGIHAAQVLLQRPERPTAVVAANDRSAIGLMDHLLRAGVAVPRDIAITGYDDSVLARLAHIDLTTVSQEPRQQALSAVEAIVDRLDNGRTERLDVVLEPRLVVRRTTG; translated from the coding sequence ATGCCAGCCAGCCGCGATCAGCCGACGATGCAGGACATCGCCGACAAGGTCGGTGTGTCCAAGGCGTCGGTGTCGCTGGTGTTCCGCAACGCGCCCGGACCGAGCGCTCAGACGCGCAAACGCGTGCTGGCAGCGGCCGACGAGCTGGGCTACCGGGTCAATCGCGCGGCGGCGCTCATGACGGCCAAGCGCACCCACCTGATCGGCGTTGCCGCCAACATCCGCAGCCCCTTTCAGGCCGAACTGGTCGAGGACATCGTGGCCGAAGCCGCCGCGTTCGACTACGAGGTGGTGCTGGGCGCGGTCACCGCAACACATCCCGAAGCGGCCGTCGTGGACACCCTGCTGAGCTTCCGCTGCGAGGCCTTGATCCTGCTCGGCCCCGAGCTCGACGACCCGCACCTGGCCGACGCCGCCCGTCGCGCGCCCGTGGTGGTGGTCGGGCGCCGGACCTCGTGCCCCGAGGTCGACGTGGTCCGCACAGCCGACGGGCGCGGCATCGGTGGGGTCGTCGACCATCTGGTCGCCCTCGGCCATCGGCGCATCACGCATCTCAGCGGCGGAACCGGGACCATCCCCGCCGACCGCAAAGCGGGGTACACGCGCGCCATGAAACGCCACGGCCTGTCCGCCGAGATCGACGTCATCGACGGCGATCTCACCGAGAGCGCGGGGATCCACGCCGCGCAGGTGCTGCTGCAGCGGCCCGAGCGTCCCACTGCCGTGGTGGCCGCCAACGACCGCAGCGCCATCGGGTTGATGGACCACCTGCTGCGGGCAGGGGTCGCGGTGCCTCGTGACATCGCGATCACCGGCTACGACGACAGTGTGCTGGCCCGGCTGGCCCACATCGACCTGACCACGGTCAGTCAGGAGCCCCGGCAGCAAGCCCTCAGCGCCGTTGAGGCAATCGTCGACCGCCTCGACAACGGCCGCACCGAACGGCTCGACGTGGTGCTCGAACCGCGTTTGGTGGTGCGGCGTACGACCGGCTGA
- a CDS encoding thiamine-binding protein gives MIVAFSVSPMGGDESGGVGAAVAEAVRVVRESGLPNETNAMFTNIEGEWDEVMPVVKRAVEAVAAVSSRVSLVLKADIRPGYTGQLTAKVERIERELGS, from the coding sequence ATGATTGTCGCCTTCAGTGTCAGCCCGATGGGCGGTGACGAGTCCGGTGGTGTCGGCGCCGCCGTGGCCGAAGCCGTCCGGGTGGTCCGCGAGTCAGGCCTGCCGAATGAGACCAACGCGATGTTCACCAACATCGAGGGTGAGTGGGACGAGGTCATGCCGGTGGTCAAACGGGCCGTCGAAGCCGTGGCCGCGGTGTCGTCGCGCGTCAGCCTGGTGCTCAAGGCCGACATCCGCCCGGGCTACACCGGTCAGCTCACCGCGAAGGTCGAACGCATCGAGCGCGAGCTCGGAAGCTAG